One window of the Candidatus Deferrimicrobium sp. genome contains the following:
- a CDS encoding sigma-54 dependent transcriptional regulator: MAEQYVLVVDDDPAFAQFTRNLLKEKGMRVVVAGSKTEGLAAFERERPSCVILDIFLPDGSGVDLIKPMRAVSHTMPIIMVSGQSEVDEVVRAMKEGASDYVKKPFQGEELLLKMQMVMDASSAKVELDELRIKTRPEEEYNLLFGMSDRMSKVQAILDQVAGTDITVLITGESGTGKELVAKAVHKASDRANDPFIKVNCAALPRELLESELFGFEKGSFTGAHRRKYGRFEMAQNGTIFLDEISEMHLDLQSKLLHVLQERQFFRIGGEREVKANCRILCATNKNLERMVEEGNFRRDLFYRVNVVNIVVPPLRERKEDIPLLVDYFLNRYCQMYNREACKVSPRLMEMFLNYTWQGNVRELENNVKRLIILGNEAQLIAEFQRKRENGQYGALPDDGKAADQVPPPRTRVAGRASSQVSSAGGDGNGVGGRDAPNLSGKATLKEVSKVAQRNAEKELIEKVLGQTRWNRRKAAEILDISYKALLYKIKDCGLNME, translated from the coding sequence ATGGCCGAGCAGTATGTCCTTGTCGTAGACGACGATCCTGCCTTTGCCCAATTCACTCGGAACCTACTTAAAGAAAAGGGGATGCGGGTGGTCGTCGCGGGGAGCAAGACCGAAGGCCTGGCGGCGTTCGAGCGGGAACGCCCCTCCTGCGTCATCCTCGACATCTTCCTTCCCGACGGTTCCGGGGTGGATCTCATCAAGCCGATGCGCGCAGTCTCGCACACGATGCCCATCATCATGGTCTCGGGCCAGAGCGAAGTGGACGAGGTCGTCCGCGCGATGAAGGAAGGAGCCAGCGATTACGTCAAGAAGCCGTTCCAGGGAGAGGAACTCCTCCTTAAGATGCAGATGGTGATGGATGCCTCCAGTGCCAAGGTGGAGCTCGACGAACTTCGCATCAAGACCCGCCCGGAGGAGGAGTACAACCTCCTCTTCGGGATGAGTGACCGGATGAGCAAGGTCCAGGCCATCCTCGATCAAGTGGCGGGCACCGACATCACCGTGCTGATCACCGGAGAGAGCGGCACGGGCAAGGAACTGGTCGCCAAGGCGGTCCACAAGGCGTCGGATCGGGCGAACGACCCGTTCATCAAGGTGAATTGCGCCGCGCTGCCGCGGGAGCTGCTCGAGAGCGAGCTGTTCGGCTTCGAGAAGGGGTCGTTCACGGGCGCCCACCGCCGCAAATACGGCCGCTTCGAGATGGCGCAGAACGGCACCATCTTCCTCGACGAGATCAGCGAGATGCACCTGGACCTGCAGTCGAAACTTCTCCACGTACTGCAGGAAAGGCAGTTCTTCCGCATCGGCGGCGAGCGCGAGGTGAAGGCGAACTGCCGCATCCTGTGCGCCACCAACAAGAACCTGGAACGGATGGTCGAGGAGGGAAATTTCCGGCGCGACCTGTTCTATCGGGTCAACGTCGTGAACATCGTCGTGCCGCCGCTTCGGGAGCGGAAGGAGGACATCCCGCTCCTCGTCGACTATTTCCTGAACCGGTATTGCCAGATGTATAATCGCGAGGCGTGCAAGGTCTCCCCCCGCCTGATGGAGATGTTCCTCAACTATACCTGGCAAGGAAATGTCCGCGAGCTCGAGAACAACGTGAAGCGTCTGATCATCCTGGGGAACGAGGCTCAATTGATCGCGGAGTTCCAGCGCAAACGTGAAAACGGCCAGTACGGCGCCCTTCCGGACGACGGGAAGGCGGCGGACCAAGTGCCCCCTCCGCGGACCCGTGTGGCGGGGCGCGCCTCCTCGCAGGTGTCCTCGGCCGGCGGGGATGGGAACGGGGTGGGAGGGCGCGATGCCCCGAACCTTTCCGGGAAGGCCACCCTGAAGGAAGTGTCGAAGGTCGCGCAGCGAAACGCCGAAAAGGAACTCATCGAGAAGGTTCTGGGACAGACCCGGTGGAACCGGCGGAAGGCGGCGGAGATCCTGGACATCAGCTACAAGGCACTTCTCTACAAGATCAAGGATTGCGGACTGAACATGGAGTAA
- a CDS encoding hybrid sensor histidine kinase/response regulator: MNPPTALLVDSNPKDLAKYAAILTEARYNVLQATGCPEAAGILARHRGKLIVLSDLSVDGESGLKFLDDTLRKYPYLTFTFLSSAPPLDSVIEALKRGAYDFLRKPVAPDILLHSVARSAQKLSLTLETEKQEKEIRNLLDRSREELKNAQTLSSFKGFMISMAAHDFRSVITVLDGYLQLIKEQCKGCDLSGPDGVLELATRTIGRLRTMSSTLLDYEAAESGSIRLDVHPFPLADTLKECVDFYRPYAEKKKIQLVLEGDPRGVIVAGDRGKVMEILDNLLYNALKFTPARGTIRLSGKKEDGFAVICVSDSGAGIPKEKLRKIFDQGDMVATLDSHARLGLGLTICKRLVEAQKGKIRIDSDPGEGTRVHFTLPAA, translated from the coding sequence ATGAATCCCCCCACTGCCCTCCTCGTCGATTCGAATCCCAAGGATCTGGCGAAATACGCCGCGATCCTGACGGAAGCCCGCTACAACGTTCTGCAGGCCACGGGGTGCCCGGAAGCGGCCGGGATCCTCGCCAGGCATCGGGGGAAGCTCATCGTCCTGTCGGACCTAAGCGTGGACGGGGAGTCCGGGCTCAAGTTTCTCGATGACACCTTGCGGAAATACCCTTATCTGACGTTTACTTTCCTCTCTTCCGCGCCGCCGCTCGATTCGGTCATCGAGGCGTTGAAGCGGGGGGCGTACGACTTCCTCCGCAAGCCGGTCGCGCCCGACATCCTCCTGCACTCCGTCGCGCGATCGGCGCAGAAGCTCTCCCTGACGCTCGAGACGGAGAAGCAGGAAAAGGAGATCCGGAATCTCCTCGACCGCAGCCGGGAGGAACTGAAGAACGCGCAAACCCTCTCGTCGTTCAAGGGGTTCATGATCTCGATGGCGGCGCACGACTTCCGGTCGGTCATCACGGTGCTGGACGGCTACCTTCAGTTGATCAAGGAGCAGTGCAAAGGGTGCGACCTGTCCGGTCCCGACGGTGTGCTGGAACTGGCCACCCGGACCATCGGCCGCCTGCGCACGATGTCCAGCACGCTGCTCGACTACGAGGCCGCGGAATCCGGGTCGATCCGCCTCGATGTCCACCCGTTCCCGCTCGCCGATACGCTGAAGGAATGCGTCGACTTCTACCGCCCGTACGCGGAGAAGAAAAAGATCCAGCTGGTGCTGGAAGGGGACCCACGTGGGGTCATCGTCGCCGGCGACCGCGGGAAGGTGATGGAGATCCTCGACAACCTTCTCTACAACGCCCTCAAGTTCACTCCTGCCCGAGGGACGATCCGCCTTTCGGGTAAGAAGGAGGATGGGTTCGCCGTCATCTGCGTTTCCGACTCCGGCGCGGGGATCCCGAAGGAGAAGCTTCGGAAGATCTTCGACCAGGGAGACATGGTCGCCACCCTCGACTCCCACGCTCGCCTTGGCCTGGGGTTGACGATCTGCAAACGCCTCGTGGAGGCGCAAAAAGGAAAAATCCGGATAGACTCCGATCCGGGGGAAGGAACGCGGGTCCACTTCACACTTCCCGCCGCTTGA
- a CDS encoding polysaccharide biosynthesis/export family protein: MVKATWAVACLLAVLLAAGCSNKQTVKPDGAGSAPATSGDSAAPVRETGEAGGPPIKETPVLEASAPPATVPPPDASKKAAEAATSVQPSMAGPQYKLGPEDVIKVSVWENAQLTLDLVVRPDGKISMPLIQDVVAEGQTATELAETIQKRLLNFIRDPQVSVIVLQVNAPKYFVIGNVVKPGTYSLRSDTSILQALALAGGFTQFASPRSIKLIRNSAGKQEVRKINYYNLIDEDGKGNYLLRSGDTVVVP, translated from the coding sequence ATGGTGAAAGCCACATGGGCGGTAGCCTGCCTGCTGGCAGTCCTGCTTGCCGCGGGGTGCTCCAACAAGCAGACGGTGAAGCCCGACGGCGCCGGGAGTGCGCCGGCGACGAGCGGTGACTCTGCCGCACCCGTGCGGGAGACCGGGGAGGCTGGCGGTCCCCCGATCAAGGAGACGCCGGTCCTGGAGGCGTCCGCCCCGCCCGCAACGGTTCCACCGCCCGATGCATCGAAAAAGGCAGCGGAAGCGGCCACCAGCGTACAACCGTCCATGGCGGGTCCCCAGTACAAATTGGGCCCCGAAGACGTCATCAAGGTCTCCGTCTGGGAGAACGCCCAATTGACGCTTGACCTGGTCGTCCGGCCAGATGGGAAGATATCGATGCCTCTCATCCAGGACGTAGTAGCGGAAGGCCAGACGGCGACGGAGCTGGCGGAGACGATCCAGAAGAGACTCCTCAACTTCATCAGGGACCCCCAGGTATCGGTGATCGTCCTGCAGGTCAACGCGCCGAAATATTTCGTCATCGGGAACGTCGTGAAGCCCGGGACATATTCCCTGCGCAGCGACACGTCGATCCTGCAGGCGCTGGCGCTGGCCGGCGGTTTCACGCAGTTCGCGTCTCCCAGGAGCATCAAGCTGATCCGGAACTCGGCCGGGAAACAGGAAGTCCGCAAGATCAACTACTACAACTTGATCGACGAGGACGGAAAAGGAAACTACCTCCTCCGTTCCGGCGATACGGTCGTGGTGCCATAA